The sequence GTTCCGACCATCGTCCTGACCGACCTGGCGCTGTCGCTGGCCGATCAGACCGTCGAGCCGTTCGACTACAGCAAGATCTCCATCGACCGCGGCGCGCTGGCGACCGATGAAGAGCTGGCTGCCACTCCGGAAGGTGAACTGTTCAAGCGCTACAAGTTCACCGAAGACGGCATCTCCCCGCGCGTCTTCCCGGGCAAAAAAGGCGGGATCCACCACGTGACCGGCGTTGAGCACAACGAAGTCGGCCGTCCGATCGAGGATGCGGGCATCCGCATCAAGATGATGGATAAGCGTCTGGGCAAACTGGCAGGCTTTGAGCTGCCGAACTCCTTCTCCTTCGACGGCAGCGAAGATTACGATCTGCTGCTGATCGGCGTCGGCTCCACCGCGGGCCTGATCGGAGAAGCGATGGAGCGCCTGCAAGCGGAAGGCCACAAAGTCGGCCACCTGCACATCAAGGCACTCAACCCGTTCCCGACCGCATCCGTTCAATCCTATGTGAACCGTGCGAAGAAGATTCTCGTCATCGAGAACAACGCGACCGGCCAGCTGCTGAACATCATGCGCTTCAACGGCGTCCAAGGCGAGATGAAGTCCCAAGTCAAATACGACGGCAACCCGTTCGTGCCGTCTGAGATCTACAACTTTATCAAGGAGATGAACTAACAGTGGCAACAGTAAAAGATTTCCGTAACAACGTCCGTCCGAACTGGTGCCCGGGCTGCGGTGACTTCTCGGTTCAAGCTGCGATTCAGCGCGCCTTGGCTGAGCTTGGCAAAGAGCCGGAAGAGTGCGCTGTCATCTCCGGTATCGGCTGCTCCGGCCGTATCTCCGGCTACATCAACTCCTACGGTTTCCACACCATCCACGGCCGTTCCCTGCCGGTGGCACAAGGTGTGAAGCTGGCGAACCGCGACCTGACTGTCATCGCTTCCGGCGGCGACGGCGACGGCTTCGGGATCGGCCTCAACCACTTCATGCATGCGGCACGCCGCAACATGGACATCACCTACATCACCATGGACAACCAGATCTACGGTCTGACCAAAGGTCAAACGTCCCCGACTTCCGCACACGGCTTCAAGAACCCGAAGTCCACTCCGGAAGGCAACATCGAGAACTCGCTGATCCCGACCCAAGTGGCACTGGCAGCGGGCGCAGGATTTGTCGCGCAATCCTTCTCCTCGGACATCAAGCAGATGACCGAGATCGTCAAAGCAGCGATTTCGCACAAAGGCTTCTCGCTGGTCAACGTGTACTCGCCGTGCGTCACCTACAACAAGGTGAACACCTACGACTGGTACAAAGAGAACCTGACCAACCTCGACGAGGTGGAAGGCTATGACCCGACCAACCGCATCCAAGCGGTCTCCATGATCGCCGAGAAGCGCGGCCTGGTCAAAGGCATCATCTACCGCAACGAAGAGATCAAGGCGTACGAAGACCTGATCCCGGGCTACCGCGAACAAGCGATCGTCCATCAGGACATCGTGCTTCCGGAAGCGGACTTCCTGAAATCGATGAAAGAATTCGCGTAAGAGTTAAATCCGCGAATTTTCAACGAAAGGCGACCTGTAAAGGTCGCCTTTTTTGTATTATGATGGAGACAACGAAGAAGGGGGTCGAGCCGATGCGTTTGGCGACAGAAGAGGCGAAGATCGCACATTTGCTGCGCCGGACAGGATACGCGTTCCAAACGCCGCCGGTGAAAAGCGGGCAGGTCGCCGCCGTGGTTGAGAGCATTTTGAACACGACATTGGAAGCGCCGAAGCCGCCGATGAGCATGGTCTGGGAGCGGACGGAGATGCAGGAGCTGACTTTGTGGTGGCTGCTGCAAATGATGAAGTCGAAACACCCGCTGCAGGAGCGGATGACCTTGTTTTGGCACGGACACTTCACCTCCGGCATCCAGAAAGTGAAACGCCCCGATTTTATGGCCCGGCAAAATGTGCTCTTGCGCCGCCACGCGCTCGGGAATTTTCGCAAGATGATTTGCGACGTGGCGATCGACCCGGCGATGATGATCTGGCTGGACAACAACGCCAATATCAAAGCGGCGCCCAACGAAAATTTTTCCCGCGAATTGATGGAACTGTTTACGCTCGGCGTCGGCAACTATACAGAGTCGGACGTGCAGGAGGCGGCCCGCGCTTTGACCGGCTGGCGGCTGAACCGCAAAGACCCGATCGGTCCGCAGACGGTGACCTTCTCCCCGATCAACCACGATGACGGGCGGAAGACGATCCTCGGCCAGACCGGCAGCTTCGACCTGCAGGGCACGGTGGATCTGCTCATTAAACAGCCGGCCACTGCGCGGTTGCTCGCAGCGAAGCTGTGGGAGTTTTTCGCCTATCCGAGCCCGGAGCCTTCTGTGCTGCAGCCGGTGATCGACGCCTTTGTGATAAGCGGCTATGAGATCAAAGCCCTGCTCCGCGCCCTGTTCACCTCTGAAGCGTTCTATTCGGACCGCGCGTACCTGGCGCGGGTGAAAAGCCCGGTCGAATACGTGATCAGCATCCTCGGCCTCTTCCCCGGCCTTCAACTGCAGGAGAAGCATCAGAAACTGACCTTGCAGTCGCTGCACTTGATGGGACAGGAGCTCTTCGACCCGCCGACGGTGGCAGGCTGGCCGTCCGGCGCGGCCTGGCTCTCGTCGTCGATGATGTTCGCCCGTTTCAACTACGCCGAAGTGATGGCCGAAAATGTGCCGCTGAGCGGCTGGCCGTCCGCCGACAAGCTCGAGCTCTGCCTGAAACGGGCCGGTCTGGAAGACCTGTCGAAGCAGACGCGCACCCAGATCGAAAGCTACCTGAAACAAACGAAAGCGACCGGCGAAAAAAAGCTCCGCGGGCTGCTCTACCTGCTGTTCATCTCGCCGGAAGCGCAGACGCTCTGATGAGGAGGGCACAAAGCTGATGGACAGACGCGAATTCTTGAAAAAAAGCGGCACCGCCCTCCTCCTGCTCGCCATGGCCGGCCCGGCCGGCTGGTACTCGTGGGAGCAGTTGCAGCGAGACGAGGTGCCCGCCTTGTCCCCGCCGGCCGCCCGCGACCAGTTTCTCGTCGTCGTCCAACTGACCGGCGGCAATGACGGCTTGAACACGGTCGTTCCCTACGGCTACGGCACCTATTATGACAACCGTGCGACGCTGGCGCTCAAACAGCGTGAAGTGCTGGCTTTGAACACCACGCTCGGCCTGCACCCGAGCCTCAAAGGGCTGAAGAAGCTGTACGACCGGGGCCGTCTGGCGGTCATCAACGGTGTCGGCTATCCGAAGCCGAGCCGCTCCCACTTTCGCTCGCTGGAGATCTGGCAGACGGCAGCACCGGAGCGCACCGACCTGACGACCGGCTGGCTGGGCCGCTACCTCGACCTGAGCCAGCCCGCGGCATCCCATCCGCTCGCCGCCGTCACCGTCGGCGCGCCGTCGAAAATATTTGCTGCCGCCAAGCACGAAGTGCCGGCGATCGAAAGCGTCGAGGCGTTCCAACTGATGCTCACCCGCTTCCAAGAGCAGGAGCGCGACTTGCGCCTGCAGGCGCTGCGCGGCATGTACAAAGCTGGCGACACCCTGTCCCCGCTCCGCCTCGTGCAGGCCAAAGGTGCGACCGCCATCACCGCCTCCGACCGCGTGCAGACCCGGCTCAGCCTGCCGCATGATTCCGGCCTCTATATGGACAAATCGCCACTGGCCGAGAATCTGCAGCTGATCGCCCGGTTCATCGGCGCAGGCATCGGCTCGAAAGCGTATTTCACCCAGCTCGGCGGCTTCGACGACCATGCGCAGGAAAAAGGGCAGCACGCCCGCCTGCTGCAGGAGGTGGACGCCGCCTTGTCCGCTTTTTATCAAGACTTGGAACAGCGCCGACTGGCAGAAAAAGTGACGGTGGTCGTCTACTCGGAATTTGGCAGACGGCTGAGAGAAAACGCCTCCGCCGGCACCGATCACGGCACAGCCGCACCTGTGTTCGTCCTCGGCGGGCGGGTCAAAGGCGGGCTGTACGGCGAGATGCCGAGCCTGACCAGGCTCGAAGACGACAACTTGCGCTACACGGTCGACTTCCGCTCCGTCTACGCCACCTTGCTCGAAGGAGTGCTCGGCGCACCCTCGCAGGACATCCTCGGCGCGCCGTTCGAGAAACTGCCAATCTTCTAACCTCCGAACATGGTATACTAGAAAGGTTCATACGATACAGGGGAGGAATCAGCATTGGGTTACGCAACACGGCTCCTCGGGGTCTTGCAGCGACTGGTCACAGGGGACGCCCTGAACTATATAAAGAGCATCTATTGGACAGGCCGGATCACCCGCAACTATTCGATGCCGCTCACCGTCTTCACGCACTGGAAGACGCGCTGGAGCATCGCGAAGACGGCGACCGTCATCGTCCGTGAGCAGCTGATCGTCGGACGGCTTGACACGCAGATCGGTCAAAACGGTCAGGAAGGCATCGACCGCAACGTGATGCAGGTCGGCGCAGGCGGCGTGCTGAACATCGACGGCAAAGTCCGCTTCGGCCCAGGCGTGCGCGTGCTCGTCGGCCCTGGCGCGAAGCTGACGATCGGCGACCGCAGCTACATCACCGCCAACTCCAAGCTGATCGTGAAGTCGGAAGTGGAGATCGGCACCGACTGCGCGATCTCCTGGGACGTGCAAGTGATGGACACCGACTTCCACCGCATCGCGGAAGGCGCGGTGAACACGAAGAAGATCAAGATCGGCAACCGCGTCTGGATCGGCTCCCGCGCCACGATCATGAAAGGCGTCACCATCGGCGACGGCGCGGTGATCGCAGCCGGCGCGGTCGTCACCAAAGACGTGCCGCCAAACGCAGTCGTCGGAGGCAGTCCGGCGCGCGTGCTCAAAGAAGAAGTGCAATGGGTGCCGTAAAACGCAAAACAGAAAAACCGCTGACGCAACGTCAGCGGTTTTTCTGTTGTTTTATCTCACTTTCCCCCGCGCGATCACCGGCCATGTTTCCAATGTGCCGTCCTCGCCGATCACCGTCAGCTCATCGGTCAGATTGACGACGGGGCAGGCATGGTTCGGAATGATCTCCAGCAGATCGCCGACGCGAATCGGGCTGTCTGCGGCGATCTGCACCACGCCGTGCTCCTCCGACAAACGCTCGATCACCGCATCGGCATGGCCGACGATCAGCCCGTGCCCGGCCAGCGCATCGCTGCCGTGTGCGCCTTTGTCGAGCGCCAGCGTTTTCGCGCCGGCGTCGATCACGATCCGCCCCGGCTCCGGACGCGCCACGACGCGGGTCAGCACGCGCAAAGCGCACTGATCGGGCGTGGCCGCGCCGAGCTGCACTTGCGTGGCATCGTAAAACACATAGTTGCCCGGACGAATCTCCGTCACGTCAGGCACCGCCCCCGACACGCGCACCGTCGGCGTCGAGCCGACCGAGATGTGCAGCCCCGCCACGCCCTGATCGGCCAGCATCGCTGCCGTCTCCACAAGACAGGCTGCCTCCTGCGCGCCGATCTCTGCAACCTGTTCCGGCGACGCCGCGCCGTACGCATGTCCGGCATGCGTCAACAGACCGAGCAGTCGCAGCCCGGCCAGCTTTTGCACCACGCGCACGAGCTTGGCGGCAGGCGCGCCCGGCAGCACACCGACCCTGCGCAGCCCGGAATCCACCTTCACCCACACCGGCAGCTCCAGCCCTCGCGACACCGCCGCCTGTGCGAGCGCTGCCGCCTGCTCCGGGCTGTCGACGATCGTCTGCACCTCCGCCTCCGGAAACCGCGCCAGCAGAGCAAACAGGCGCTCCAGCTTGCGCGATCCGACCAGCGGATAGGCGACGAGCACGCTGGTCGCCCCGCGCTGCAAAAAAACGTCCGCTTCGCCGAGCTTGGCACAGGTCAGCCCCACCGCGCCGGCCGCCTGCTGCAGCGCGAAGATCTCCCACGTCTTGTGCGTCTTCACATGCGGGCGGACGCGCACGCCGTGCCGGTTGGCAAACGCCGCCATCGCCTCAATATTCGCCAGCAGCTTGCCGCGATGTACGATCACCTGCGGCGTATCCCAGTCTTCCTCCGTCAAAAGCTGCCACAGCTCCGCCATGCCTGTCACCTCGCCCGGAAGCGATGGCCGCGCACGCGCTCCAAGGCGTGGGCGTACACATCATCCTTCAGAATCAAACTGTACTCCGCCCCCGCCTTCACCGCTTCCGGCGTCGGCGGCTCGTCGAACAGGCGCACCTCTTCCGTCTCGAAGCCCTCCGGCAGCGGATGCAGCGCACCGATCTCCGCGACGTAGATCGTCTTGACCAGCGGTGCCATTCCGTCCGCTTCGATCACATACTGCCCGAGCGGCTCGATGGCGCAGACTTCCGCACCTGTCTCCTCATACACTTCGCGAATCGCCGTCTGCACGGTGAATTCGCCCGCCTCGCGCGTGCCGCCCGGGATCTCCCAGCCCCGCTTTTGATGGCGGGTCATCAGCAGCCTGCCTTCATAAAAGGCAAAGACCAGCACATACCCGGCCTCCTGAAAATCGCAGCGCGCAAAGCTCAACCGCACCTGCTGGCCGGGATAGGAACCTGCAAATTCGTACCTCACAGCTCCGCCCCCTTTTGCTCCACATACAGCGACACCTGTTTCGCCGCGATCATCGCCTGCCCGACAGCCGACGCGATGCCCGAATACAACGGCCGCGTGCAGAGATCGCCGACGGCGAACACGCCGGGAAAGCTGGTCTGCCCGGTCGCATCAACCAGCGGATAACCTTCCGCATCGGTCGCGACCTGTCCGCGCAGGAGGTGCGAGTTCGGCTCCACACCGATCCGCACGAACAGCCCCTGCACCTCCAGCTGCTGCACCGTGCCGTCGCGCAGCGCCACCTCGACACCCTGCACCGCTCTTTCGCCATAGATCCGCTCCACCTTGGCATGAGTCAGCAGCTCGATCTTCGGATGGGCCAGCACCGGCTGCAAAAATTCCTCGCGCGCCCGAAATTGCTCCGAGCGGTGGATCAGCACCACGTCCGCCCCGTGCTCGGCCAGCAGCAGCGCCCCTTCAAACGCCCGGTCGCCGCCGCCGACCACCGCCGCCCGCTTGCCGGCAAAGCGCTCGCGGTCGCGCGTCGCGGAATACACTTCGCCCCGGTCGATCATCTCCTGCTCACCGGGCACGCCAAGCCTGCGCTCCGCACCGCCCGTCGCCGCGATCAAGCCGCGAAATCCGATCTGCTCTTCTCCGCCGTTCGCCAGACGGACGCGCATCAAGCGCTCCGCCAGGTGCACTTCGCGCACCCAAACGCCCCGTTCGATTTCACAGCCGAGCAATTCGACATGGGCGGCGAACTTCACCTGCAGCTCCGCGCCGCTTTTCACCGGGACGGCCGGGTAGTCGATCACTTCGTTTTGGATGGCAAACAATTGCCCGCCCAAGCGCTCCTCCGCTTCGAGCAGCAGATGCGACAGCCCGAGCCGCCTGCACCACAGCGCGGCGGTCATGCCTGCCGGACCGCCGCCGAGAATCACCACATCACGTTGCCTGTTCACCCTCGCTCCCCCACTTTCCATCGGCAAGAAACGATTCAAATTCCAGCCATCCGGAGACGCGCGGCACGTCGACCGAGCGGTTGTACGGATAGTCCATCGCAATGCTGGTCCGCCCCGTCGCTTGAAACGCTTCCAGATTGTGCGGCGCATCGTCAAACAGCAGATCGCCGCAGATCATGTTCTTCTTATGCGAAAAGATCAGATTGCCTTTGCCAATGAAGGGCAGATGCTCCTCCACCCATTGCTCCTTCTCCGTGTACGCAAACGTCCGCGAAGAGGTCACGATCAAAATGTCGTACAGCTTCGCCAGCCGCTCCAGCACTTCCAGCGCATGAGGCAGCGGCTTCAGCCCGCGAAACAGCCCCGGTGCATCGAGGTACTCATAGATCTTCATGCCGCACTCCGGCTTTACATATTTCTCCGTCTGCCAGCACCCGACCCGCTCCACGGTCAGATCGTCGCCGTGCTGCTCATTGTAGCGGCGAAACCATTCGCTCATCAGGTCGACGATCACCGAATCCATATCGATCAACAGCGTCTTTCTCTTCAACGTACCGGCCCTCCTGTGTCTTACTCATCCAGTGAAAATGTCAGAGCCCCAATCTTATCTTTCAGCGCGGCCGCCTCCAGCCCTTTGGCTTGAATCAGCACTTTGAACACTTCGCCGAGCGACTGCGGCATAAACAGCGCCAGCATTTTGTGCAGCTCTTCATCGGCCATCAGATCCATGTGCTCCCGCGCCCGCTTCTGCAGCTCGGCGACTTTTTGCAAAAAGCCGTTGCCGCCGAGAAGATGCATCTGGTCGGTAAAGCCGACTTCCTGCAGCCCGGCCTGCTCCCCGCGCCGGATCAAGAGCGAGAAGTCGAGGTCGGCCGTCAGATCCTGCTCGCCGACCCGCTCCAGCGGCTCGGTCAGCTTCTGCTTCCAAAACGCCCGCACACCGGTGCCTTTGCGATGGCGCAGGTGGACGTCGGGCGCGAGGTTGCCGTAGTCGATCGTCAGCACAAAGCCCCGTTCCAGCAGACGCCCCATCGCTTCGATGACCTCTCCTGCCGCCGGACAGACTTCGAAGCGCTCGCCCGGCTGCAACTGCGTCAAGGTCGCTTCGTCAACCAAGGCCACAAGCTGCGGATCGGACAGCTCCCCCGCCGTCTCGCGGTAGCCGTTGCCGTCCGCCTCGATGTAAAATTCCACATAGCCGCTTTCCGCCTTGCCCAGACGGTGCACCGGTAACGCGTCGAACAGCTCGTTGCTGAAGATCACGCCAACCTGTCCGCCCGGCAGTTGCCCAAGCGTCTCGAACCATTCGATCTTGCCCCGCTGCCCGGCCGCTTCGGCCGCCGCCTGCTGCCGCTCGCGCAGCGCAGCGCCCTGCTCGACGATGTGATAGCGCACCGCGCGGTAAAACGCCGCGTCGCGCTCCGCCATACGCAGGAAGTCGACCGCCATCGCGCCGACGCCTGCGCCCATCTCCAGCACAAAAAACGGGTCGGGCTTGCCGAGCAGATTCCACATCTGCCAGACTTGCCGCGCCACGCAGGCGCCAAAGATCGGGTGCACCATCGGCGATGTGTAAAAATCGCCCCCCGGCCCGATCGTCATCTCCGGGCGGTTGTAATAGCCCGCCGTGGGATGATACAACGCAATGTCCATAAATTCCGCAAAGGTCAGCTTGCCCTGGGCAGACAAAAGTTCTGCCAGCCGTGCGCGCACAAGACCGCTCATTGAAAATAACCCCTTTCCGAACCTGTCGATTATGGTTATTGTAACATAAAGGAGGTATTTCCTGATGCTGATCATTCGTCCCTCTGCCGCCGAAGATGCGGTGCAATTGATCGCTGTTGACAACTCCGCCTGGACGGTCGACAGCGCAGTCTCCGATAACAGCTGGACTTCACCTGAAGAATTTCTGAAGCGCTGCC comes from Tumebacillus sp. BK434 and encodes:
- a CDS encoding 2-oxoacid:ferredoxin oxidoreductase subunit beta; translation: MATVKDFRNNVRPNWCPGCGDFSVQAAIQRALAELGKEPEECAVISGIGCSGRISGYINSYGFHTIHGRSLPVAQGVKLANRDLTVIASGGDGDGFGIGLNHFMHAARRNMDITYITMDNQIYGLTKGQTSPTSAHGFKNPKSTPEGNIENSLIPTQVALAAGAGFVAQSFSSDIKQMTEIVKAAISHKGFSLVNVYSPCVTYNKVNTYDWYKENLTNLDEVEGYDPTNRIQAVSMIAEKRGLVKGIIYRNEEIKAYEDLIPGYREQAIVHQDIVLPEADFLKSMKEFA
- a CDS encoding DUF1800 domain-containing protein; translated protein: MRLATEEAKIAHLLRRTGYAFQTPPVKSGQVAAVVESILNTTLEAPKPPMSMVWERTEMQELTLWWLLQMMKSKHPLQERMTLFWHGHFTSGIQKVKRPDFMARQNVLLRRHALGNFRKMICDVAIDPAMMIWLDNNANIKAAPNENFSRELMELFTLGVGNYTESDVQEAARALTGWRLNRKDPIGPQTVTFSPINHDDGRKTILGQTGSFDLQGTVDLLIKQPATARLLAAKLWEFFAYPSPEPSVLQPVIDAFVISGYEIKALLRALFTSEAFYSDRAYLARVKSPVEYVISILGLFPGLQLQEKHQKLTLQSLHLMGQELFDPPTVAGWPSGAAWLSSSMMFARFNYAEVMAENVPLSGWPSADKLELCLKRAGLEDLSKQTRTQIESYLKQTKATGEKKLRGLLYLLFISPEAQTL
- a CDS encoding DUF1501 domain-containing protein — translated: MDRREFLKKSGTALLLLAMAGPAGWYSWEQLQRDEVPALSPPAARDQFLVVVQLTGGNDGLNTVVPYGYGTYYDNRATLALKQREVLALNTTLGLHPSLKGLKKLYDRGRLAVINGVGYPKPSRSHFRSLEIWQTAAPERTDLTTGWLGRYLDLSQPAASHPLAAVTVGAPSKIFAAAKHEVPAIESVEAFQLMLTRFQEQERDLRLQALRGMYKAGDTLSPLRLVQAKGATAITASDRVQTRLSLPHDSGLYMDKSPLAENLQLIARFIGAGIGSKAYFTQLGGFDDHAQEKGQHARLLQEVDAALSAFYQDLEQRRLAEKVTVVVYSEFGRRLRENASAGTDHGTAAPVFVLGGRVKGGLYGEMPSLTRLEDDNLRYTVDFRSVYATLLEGVLGAPSQDILGAPFEKLPIF
- a CDS encoding DapH/DapD/GlmU-related protein, producing MGYATRLLGVLQRLVTGDALNYIKSIYWTGRITRNYSMPLTVFTHWKTRWSIAKTATVIVREQLIVGRLDTQIGQNGQEGIDRNVMQVGAGGVLNIDGKVRFGPGVRVLVGPGAKLTIGDRSYITANSKLIVKSEVEIGTDCAISWDVQVMDTDFHRIAEGAVNTKKIKIGNRVWIGSRATIMKGVTIGDGAVIAAGAVVTKDVPPNAVVGGSPARVLKEEVQWVP
- a CDS encoding alanine racemase, which gives rise to MAELWQLLTEEDWDTPQVIVHRGKLLANIEAMAAFANRHGVRVRPHVKTHKTWEIFALQQAAGAVGLTCAKLGEADVFLQRGATSVLVAYPLVGSRKLERLFALLARFPEAEVQTIVDSPEQAAALAQAAVSRGLELPVWVKVDSGLRRVGVLPGAPAAKLVRVVQKLAGLRLLGLLTHAGHAYGAASPEQVAEIGAQEAACLVETAAMLADQGVAGLHISVGSTPTVRVSGAVPDVTEIRPGNYVFYDATQVQLGAATPDQCALRVLTRVVARPEPGRIVIDAGAKTLALDKGAHGSDALAGHGLIVGHADAVIERLSEEHGVVQIAADSPIRVGDLLEIIPNHACPVVNLTDELTVIGEDGTLETWPVIARGKVR
- a CDS encoding NUDIX domain-containing protein codes for the protein MRYEFAGSYPGQQVRLSFARCDFQEAGYVLVFAFYEGRLLMTRHQKRGWEIPGGTREAGEFTVQTAIREVYEETGAEVCAIEPLGQYVIEADGMAPLVKTIYVAEIGALHPLPEGFETEEVRLFDEPPTPEAVKAGAEYSLILKDDVYAHALERVRGHRFRAR
- a CDS encoding NAD(P)/FAD-dependent oxidoreductase; its protein translation is MNRQRDVVILGGGPAGMTAALWCRRLGLSHLLLEAEERLGGQLFAIQNEVIDYPAVPVKSGAELQVKFAAHVELLGCEIERGVWVREVHLAERLMRVRLANGGEEQIGFRGLIAATGGAERRLGVPGEQEMIDRGEVYSATRDRERFAGKRAAVVGGGDRAFEGALLLAEHGADVVLIHRSEQFRAREEFLQPVLAHPKIELLTHAKVERIYGERAVQGVEVALRDGTVQQLEVQGLFVRIGVEPNSHLLRGQVATDAEGYPLVDATGQTSFPGVFAVGDLCTRPLYSGIASAVGQAMIAAKQVSLYVEQKGAEL
- a CDS encoding 5'(3')-deoxyribonucleotidase → MKRKTLLIDMDSVIVDLMSEWFRRYNEQHGDDLTVERVGCWQTEKYVKPECGMKIYEYLDAPGLFRGLKPLPHALEVLERLAKLYDILIVTSSRTFAYTEKEQWVEEHLPFIGKGNLIFSHKKNMICGDLLFDDAPHNLEAFQATGRTSIAMDYPYNRSVDVPRVSGWLEFESFLADGKWGSEGEQAT
- a CDS encoding SAM-dependent methyltransferase, with translation MSGLVRARLAELLSAQGKLTFAEFMDIALYHPTAGYYNRPEMTIGPGGDFYTSPMVHPIFGACVARQVWQMWNLLGKPDPFFVLEMGAGVGAMAVDFLRMAERDAAFYRAVRYHIVEQGAALRERQQAAAEAAGQRGKIEWFETLGQLPGGQVGVIFSNELFDALPVHRLGKAESGYVEFYIEADGNGYRETAGELSDPQLVALVDEATLTQLQPGERFEVCPAAGEVIEAMGRLLERGFVLTIDYGNLAPDVHLRHRKGTGVRAFWKQKLTEPLERVGEQDLTADLDFSLLIRRGEQAGLQEVGFTDQMHLLGGNGFLQKVAELQKRAREHMDLMADEELHKMLALFMPQSLGEVFKVLIQAKGLEAAALKDKIGALTFSLDE